From Rhodococcus sp. B7740, one genomic window encodes:
- a CDS encoding lipid droplet-associated protein has protein sequence MTRVPFAARVAAGVAVTVVEEARKLPGSALMLPMTVVSEALARGMRFQQQVTALAIKGDLIIATLPVIGTPTEEQPAWASFDDDGDETFDTESRFDAAVITDDVDVPDATVAEPVAANGRFALYSTPPLDEPVQDTSAKRAPSADKPEIVEMIDFDTLALAQLRARLRTLSIEDLETLLEYENDTLSRAPFQTMLANRITTAKAK, from the coding sequence ATGACTCGAGTCCCCTTTGCAGCGCGCGTGGCTGCAGGCGTCGCCGTGACCGTCGTGGAAGAGGCTCGCAAGCTTCCCGGTTCCGCCCTGATGCTGCCGATGACGGTCGTCAGCGAGGCACTGGCGCGTGGCATGCGATTCCAGCAGCAGGTGACGGCGCTGGCCATCAAGGGCGATCTGATCATCGCGACCCTGCCGGTCATCGGGACCCCGACCGAGGAGCAGCCCGCCTGGGCCAGCTTCGACGACGACGGAGACGAGACCTTCGACACCGAGTCGAGATTCGACGCCGCTGTCATCACCGACGACGTCGATGTGCCCGACGCCACCGTGGCCGAGCCCGTCGCTGCGAACGGCCGCTTCGCTCTGTACTCGACGCCTCCGCTGGACGAGCCGGTCCAGGACACCTCGGCCAAGCGCGCTCCCTCCGCCGACAAGCCCGAGATCGTCGAGATGATCGACTTCGACACCCTCGCCCTGGCGCAGCTGCGCGCGCGCCTGCGCACACTCTCGATCGAGGACCTCGAAACCCTGCTCGAGTACGAGAACGACACGCTCTCCCGCGCACCGTTCCAGACGATGCTCGCCAACCGCATCACCACCGCCAAGGCCAAGTGA
- a CDS encoding 4-hydroxy-3-methylbut-2-enyl diphosphate reductase — MSSAVPLNLGIAQSAGTGASSYAGGKRVLLAEPRGYCAGVDRAVETVEKALEQHGAPVYVRKEIVHNRHVVETLSDRGAVFVEETDEVPEGSLLVFSAHGVSPAVHTSAAERNLRTIDATCPLVTKVHQEAKRFARDDYDILLIGHEGHEEVEGTAGEAPEHIQLVDGPESVDNVTVRDENKVIWLSQTTLSVDETMLTVAKLRERFPTLQDPPSDDICYATQNRQVAVKAMAPECDLVIVVGSKNSSNSVRLVEVALGAGARASYLVDYAKEIDLAWLDGVETIGITSGASVPEILVQGVIELFAEHGYADVQPVTTANETLVFSLPRELRPAR; from the coding sequence ATGTCTTCGGCTGTTCCACTGAATCTTGGTATTGCACAGTCCGCCGGTACGGGTGCGTCCTCGTACGCCGGGGGTAAGCGAGTGTTGCTCGCGGAGCCGCGGGGCTACTGCGCGGGTGTCGATCGTGCGGTCGAGACCGTCGAGAAGGCGCTCGAACAGCACGGTGCGCCGGTGTACGTGCGCAAGGAGATCGTGCACAACCGGCACGTGGTCGAGACGCTGTCCGATCGCGGCGCGGTGTTCGTGGAGGAAACCGACGAGGTTCCTGAGGGATCGCTGCTGGTGTTCTCCGCGCACGGTGTCTCACCTGCCGTACACACCTCTGCGGCCGAGCGAAACCTGCGCACGATCGACGCCACCTGCCCCTTGGTGACCAAGGTGCACCAGGAAGCCAAACGCTTCGCCCGAGACGACTACGACATCCTGCTCATCGGCCACGAAGGTCACGAGGAGGTCGAGGGCACCGCAGGTGAGGCTCCCGAGCACATTCAGCTGGTCGACGGGCCCGAATCGGTCGACAACGTCACCGTTCGAGACGAGAACAAGGTCATCTGGCTGTCCCAGACCACGCTGAGTGTCGACGAGACGATGCTGACGGTCGCGAAACTGCGTGAGCGCTTCCCGACGCTGCAGGACCCGCCCAGCGACGACATCTGCTACGCCACACAGAACCGTCAGGTCGCCGTGAAAGCGATGGCACCGGAATGCGATCTGGTGATCGTCGTCGGCTCCAAGAACTCCTCCAACTCGGTGCGGTTGGTCGAGGTCGCGCTCGGTGCGGGTGCGCGAGCGAGCTACCTCGTCGACTACGCCAAGGAAATCGACCTGGCCTGGCTCGACGGGGTCGAGACGATCGGTATCACCTCGGGTGCGTCCGTACCGGAGATCCTGGTGCAGGGCGTCATCGAACTGTTCGCCGAGCACGGCTATGCAGACGTTCAGCCGGTCACCACCGCCAACGAGACCCTGGTGTTCTCTCTGCCCCGAGAGTTGCGTCCCGCTCGCTAG
- a CDS encoding DUF6542 domain-containing protein — MSTSQRARSGVPLDHRSILATLPGVPAWGAVAIAAGLTFLGFLIDAARGTELTGAFAFMYILGCIAGVLLVRFRGLFTAMVQAPLILFVAVPLSYQYFTDNAGTSLKDIILNVAIPLVNRFPLMLLGTVVAVGLGVLRIVLKRQNTHAPTLRRSQKTEGTVRRSRKPGDDKATRAQRRAQDERPERSRRRAAAADRSTDSAAEATDIVPGPYVGRRNTDSRPRPDTEPRSSSSPRRSAASAPQTRYAATDSPRQDYKPEYQKPEYPRTQYPQGQSREAQRPQPSEPRFSAEPRYSTEPRRERSARVHAPREVADPYSTGARPVVTPRTNGSAAPGSPAEDGQGNHALPTPHRDDIPPHPVPRVRYRDRHSD; from the coding sequence GTGTCTACCTCCCAACGTGCCCGCTCCGGGGTACCGCTGGATCACCGATCCATCCTCGCGACCCTGCCCGGCGTTCCCGCATGGGGTGCCGTCGCGATCGCCGCGGGACTGACTTTTCTCGGATTTCTGATCGATGCCGCACGCGGTACCGAGCTGACCGGTGCGTTCGCGTTCATGTACATCCTCGGCTGCATCGCCGGCGTCCTTCTGGTCCGCTTCCGCGGACTGTTCACGGCGATGGTGCAAGCCCCACTGATCCTGTTCGTGGCCGTGCCGCTGTCGTACCAGTACTTCACCGACAACGCAGGCACCAGCCTCAAGGACATCATCCTCAACGTTGCCATTCCGCTGGTCAACCGGTTTCCGCTGATGCTGCTCGGCACCGTGGTCGCCGTCGGACTCGGAGTCCTGCGCATCGTGCTCAAACGCCAGAACACGCATGCCCCCACCCTTCGACGAAGCCAGAAGACCGAGGGCACTGTTCGACGCAGCCGCAAGCCCGGCGACGACAAGGCGACCAGAGCCCAGCGCCGGGCACAGGACGAGCGCCCGGAACGGTCCCGCAGGCGCGCAGCTGCAGCCGATCGCAGCACCGACTCCGCGGCCGAGGCCACCGACATCGTGCCCGGGCCGTACGTCGGTCGCAGAAACACCGATTCCCGCCCGCGACCCGACACCGAACCTCGCTCGAGTTCGAGCCCACGACGATCGGCCGCGTCGGCACCACAGACTCGATACGCCGCCACCGACTCACCTCGGCAGGACTACAAGCCCGAATACCAGAAGCCCGAGTACCCGCGAACGCAGTATCCGCAGGGACAGTCCCGTGAGGCACAGCGACCGCAACCGTCCGAGCCTCGTTTCTCGGCAGAGCCCCGGTATTCGACCGAACCTCGTCGGGAGCGCTCGGCCCGGGTTCACGCTCCTCGCGAGGTTGCCGATCCGTACAGCACCGGAGCCAGGCCCGTCGTTACTCCTCGGACGAACGGTTCCGCGGCACCCGGTTCGCCCGCAGAGGACGGCCAGGGCAATCACGCTCTACCCACCCCGCACCGGGACGACATTCCCCCGCATCCGGTGCCGCGGGTTCGCTACCGCGACCGCCACAGCGACTAG
- a CDS encoding DNA recombination protein RmuC, with protein MNILTAFGLLVALGIGAVVGWLLHASRMGDRAVRAEAQLAALREHEGILRQSLSAVNEDSARRNSTVIGQQVSHLVEPLHDAVDALSEHVRQVEHNRIRAYAGLSEQVTGMHRASMHLSTQTGQLVTALRAPQIRGRWGEIQLERVVELAGMLKHCDFHTQVSKDGIRPDMIVRLAGGRQIVVDAKVPFAAYLDAAQDEDPGAREKNLRRHAKQLRTHIDQLADKAYWQAFEPTPEFVVLFVPGDPFLDAALTSDTGLLEYAFGRNVILATPTTLVALLRTVAYTWKQESLAEDAARIQQLGRELYTRIGVVSTHLDKLGAHLGKAVESFNSTVGSVDTRVSVTARKLHELELFDAEPVDIARVDERPKLSDSSRYRHDFGHVSDAVG; from the coding sequence ATGAACATTCTCACCGCGTTCGGACTGCTCGTCGCACTCGGTATCGGCGCGGTCGTCGGCTGGTTGTTGCACGCCTCCCGGATGGGCGATCGCGCCGTACGAGCCGAGGCTCAACTGGCCGCGCTGCGCGAGCACGAGGGCATCCTTCGGCAGTCGCTGAGTGCGGTCAACGAGGACTCGGCTCGACGCAATTCGACCGTGATCGGCCAACAGGTCTCGCACCTGGTCGAGCCGTTGCACGACGCCGTCGATGCGCTCTCCGAGCACGTCCGGCAGGTCGAGCACAATCGCATCCGGGCGTACGCGGGACTGTCGGAGCAGGTCACCGGTATGCACCGTGCATCGATGCATCTGTCCACCCAGACCGGTCAGCTGGTCACCGCCCTGCGCGCACCGCAGATCCGGGGCCGGTGGGGCGAGATCCAGCTCGAGCGCGTCGTCGAGCTGGCAGGCATGCTCAAGCACTGCGATTTCCACACTCAGGTCAGCAAGGACGGCATCAGACCCGACATGATCGTTCGTCTCGCCGGCGGACGCCAGATCGTCGTCGACGCCAAGGTGCCGTTCGCGGCGTATCTCGACGCCGCCCAGGACGAGGATCCCGGCGCCCGGGAGAAGAATCTGCGACGCCACGCCAAGCAACTGCGAACCCACATCGACCAGTTGGCCGACAAGGCGTACTGGCAGGCGTTCGAGCCGACGCCGGAGTTCGTCGTACTGTTCGTTCCCGGCGACCCGTTTCTCGACGCGGCCCTGACATCGGACACCGGTCTGCTCGAGTACGCCTTCGGCCGGAACGTGATCCTGGCCACCCCGACCACCCTGGTCGCGCTGCTGCGCACCGTCGCCTACACGTGGAAGCAGGAGTCACTGGCCGAGGACGCCGCACGCATCCAGCAGTTGGGGCGTGAGCTGTACACGCGGATCGGTGTCGTCTCGACGCACCTGGACAAGCTCGGTGCCCACCTCGGCAAGGCCGTCGAGTCCTTCAACTCCACCGTCGGGTCGGTCGACACCCGGGTGAGCGTGACGGCGAGAAAGCTGCACGAGCTCGAACTGTTCGACGCCGAGCCGGTGGACATCGCCCGAGTCGACGAGCGTCCCAAACTGTCCGATTCGTCCCGCTACCGGCACGACTTCGGTCATGTCAGCGATGCAGTCGGCTGA
- a CDS encoding exonuclease SbcCD subunit D produces the protein MRILHTSDWHIGRTFHGVDLLADQGAVLRSIAELVAAQSIDVVVVPGDIYDRAVPSADAVLVCNRGLEAIRAAGAVIVATSGNHDSPARLGAGAAFASAGGLHLMTRVGDVATPVVIDDEHGCVAFYGIPYLEPETTRLELDVPTARTHADVLGAAMDRVRGDLAARSEAGQRVRSVVLAHAFIVGGEATGSERSISSGGIETAPASAFDGVDYVALGHLHSPQTLTDRVRYSGSPLPYSFGERSHHKAVWIVDLDADGLGTVERVDLPVVRGLARIEGTLEELTTDAAYCEFEDHYVSAVLTDEVRPVDAMRLLQQRFPHAIHLEWRRPEGSGELRYRDRVRGRSDLDIATSFVTDMRSVPTAAESALLSRALASVQRETEATRGSATTADRGAA, from the coding sequence ATGAGAATTCTGCACACCTCGGACTGGCACATCGGTCGCACCTTTCACGGTGTCGACCTGTTGGCCGATCAGGGCGCTGTGCTGAGGTCCATCGCGGAACTGGTTGCGGCACAATCGATCGATGTGGTGGTGGTGCCGGGCGACATCTACGACCGCGCTGTTCCCAGTGCCGATGCCGTCCTGGTCTGCAACCGCGGACTGGAGGCCATCCGTGCGGCCGGTGCCGTGATCGTCGCGACGTCGGGAAATCACGATTCACCCGCGCGACTGGGCGCAGGCGCGGCCTTCGCGTCGGCAGGAGGGCTGCATCTGATGACGCGGGTGGGCGATGTCGCGACCCCGGTCGTCATCGACGACGAGCACGGGTGCGTTGCGTTCTACGGCATTCCGTATCTCGAGCCCGAAACCACTCGCCTCGAACTCGACGTTCCCACTGCGCGTACTCATGCCGACGTTCTCGGTGCCGCGATGGATCGGGTGCGCGGTGACCTCGCGGCGAGAAGCGAGGCAGGGCAACGCGTTCGCTCGGTCGTGCTCGCCCACGCTTTCATCGTCGGCGGCGAAGCGACCGGATCGGAGCGGTCGATCTCCTCCGGCGGTATCGAGACCGCGCCTGCGTCGGCGTTCGACGGAGTCGACTACGTGGCGCTCGGACATCTGCATTCGCCCCAGACCCTCACCGACCGGGTGCGGTACTCCGGTTCGCCGCTGCCCTATTCGTTCGGCGAGCGGTCGCACCACAAGGCGGTATGGATCGTCGATCTCGATGCCGACGGGCTCGGCACTGTCGAGCGAGTGGATCTGCCGGTGGTCCGCGGCCTCGCCCGCATCGAAGGAACGCTCGAGGAATTGACCACGGACGCAGCGTATTGCGAGTTCGAGGATCACTACGTCTCCGCCGTGCTCACCGACGAGGTTCGACCGGTCGACGCAATGCGCTTGTTGCAGCAGCGTTTCCCGCACGCGATCCACCTGGAATGGCGTCGGCCGGAGGGATCCGGCGAGCTTCGCTACCGCGACCGTGTGCGCGGCCGCAGCGATCTCGACATCGCCACCTCCTTCGTGACGGACATGCGCAGCGTGCCGACGGCCGCGGAGTCCGCGCTCCTGTCCCGCGCTCTGGCCTCCGTGCAACGGGAGACCGAGGCCACCCGCGGGTCGGCCACCACGGCCGACCGCGGTGCTGCATGA
- a CDS encoding AAA family ATPase: protein MRLHSLEITAFGPFAGTETVDFDALGADGLFLLHGHTGAGKTTVLDAVAFALYGTVPGARREGKRLLSDHAAKGAVPQVTLEATLGGRRIRIVRSPEFLRPKLRSTGTTKQHAKASLTWLDGRGQNLTRLSEIGDAVNALLGMSADQFFQVVLLPQGEFARFLRADSDERGNLLERLFDTGRFGDVEEWFAQRRRELAAELADAHHAIDIMLGRVSQASGVPEPAGEDGEQPDPLEWAADVLDEARQNRTLAQGRAVLIDAAARRASVALTKATAVVDLQRRRALAEGQLVQYREGETVRAARRIELADSAAAGPIADTAADLRLARLATDAATSALAAAEHALPSTAEGRRFHAALHWPPAPADPSAERTVVAQFVRDWTTDVARLQSLLGLAREADRLDGTLADCRAQQRTTAAAIERTVQSQASMPEKIGAVESRLARASSAEAELPGLEERCDRARAAAESALDLVRTRATLAEAERARDSARAAHNTAWAHLLDLRERRIDGMAAELAARLEAGKPCVVCGSEVHPHPAAASTSTVTKAQEDKAAAAERKAAAALEQAVAVVAEAQRGVDLLHHRTGGESAAELTRILDAATTAVQDARARAADVEPATAELHRLRSESDALTVRLHDLVASRSAVDERISATEESLTQMRASVAEEVNEGASLVDRIAEREALIDGARRIQEARIAWLDATARADELTAELDRRVQASSFESVDAAAGAVLAADRVEQIETELRTAEEARAHAEHVLREPAIVDVAGRPPVDLEPLAHACSELDEKVRAAAAEVAECRRRADDLERLITELFTAAQAIAPQRAEFDELANLADVVAGRGQNARKMSLRSYVLASRLEDVAESASARLRRMSSGRYEFVHSDEAGVRGKRGGLGLDIRDDYTGVVRSAKTLSGGEAFLASLSLALGLADVVAAESGGVVLDTMFIDEGFGTLDADTLESVMSVLDELRAGGRVVGVVSHVDEMRQRIPSRLYVKRERTGSTLQVVAS from the coding sequence ATGAGGCTGCATTCACTCGAGATCACCGCCTTCGGCCCCTTCGCGGGCACGGAGACGGTGGACTTCGATGCGCTGGGGGCCGACGGGCTGTTTCTGTTGCACGGTCACACCGGAGCCGGCAAGACGACGGTTCTCGACGCCGTGGCGTTCGCGCTGTACGGAACGGTGCCCGGAGCTCGTCGCGAGGGCAAGCGTCTGCTGTCCGATCACGCGGCCAAGGGTGCGGTGCCACAGGTCACGTTGGAAGCGACCCTCGGTGGGCGTCGGATCAGAATTGTGCGCAGTCCGGAATTCCTGCGGCCCAAGCTGCGAAGTACGGGTACCACCAAGCAACACGCCAAGGCCAGTCTCACCTGGCTCGACGGCCGCGGGCAGAACCTCACCCGGCTCAGCGAGATCGGTGACGCCGTCAACGCGCTGCTCGGGATGAGTGCCGACCAGTTCTTTCAGGTGGTGCTGCTGCCGCAGGGTGAGTTCGCGCGGTTCCTTCGAGCCGACAGCGACGAACGCGGGAACCTGCTCGAAAGACTCTTCGACACAGGCAGATTCGGTGATGTCGAGGAGTGGTTCGCGCAGCGCCGCCGGGAGCTCGCCGCCGAACTCGCCGACGCTCACCACGCCATCGACATCATGCTCGGCCGGGTGTCGCAGGCATCGGGTGTGCCCGAGCCCGCAGGCGAGGACGGCGAACAGCCGGACCCCCTCGAATGGGCGGCCGACGTCCTCGACGAAGCCCGGCAGAATCGGACCCTCGCGCAAGGTCGAGCGGTGCTGATCGACGCGGCAGCTCGGCGTGCGTCGGTAGCGCTGACGAAGGCCACCGCCGTTGTAGATCTGCAGCGTCGACGCGCACTCGCCGAGGGGCAACTCGTGCAGTATCGGGAGGGCGAGACGGTGCGAGCAGCGCGCAGAATCGAGCTCGCCGATTCCGCGGCCGCCGGGCCGATCGCGGACACTGCTGCAGACCTCCGTCTCGCACGACTGGCGACCGACGCCGCAACGTCCGCACTCGCGGCGGCGGAGCATGCCCTCCCGTCGACGGCGGAGGGCCGACGCTTCCACGCTGCACTGCACTGGCCACCGGCACCGGCGGATCCGTCGGCCGAGCGCACGGTCGTCGCACAGTTCGTGCGTGACTGGACCACCGATGTCGCGCGGTTACAGTCGCTGCTCGGTCTGGCCCGAGAAGCCGACCGACTCGACGGCACCCTCGCCGACTGTCGTGCGCAGCAACGCACCACCGCAGCGGCGATCGAACGCACCGTGCAGTCGCAGGCGTCGATGCCCGAGAAGATCGGAGCGGTCGAATCTCGGCTGGCACGAGCATCCTCGGCGGAGGCAGAGTTGCCGGGTCTCGAGGAGCGATGCGATCGTGCCCGCGCGGCAGCCGAGTCCGCCCTCGACCTGGTGCGCACACGCGCGACTCTGGCCGAGGCGGAGCGGGCCCGCGACAGCGCCAGAGCAGCGCACAACACGGCCTGGGCGCACCTACTCGATCTCCGTGAGCGACGCATCGACGGGATGGCGGCCGAGCTGGCGGCTCGTCTGGAGGCGGGAAAGCCGTGCGTCGTGTGCGGATCGGAGGTGCACCCGCATCCCGCTGCCGCGTCGACGTCGACGGTGACCAAGGCGCAGGAAGACAAGGCCGCCGCCGCGGAACGCAAGGCTGCTGCTGCGCTCGAACAAGCGGTCGCGGTCGTCGCAGAAGCGCAACGCGGCGTGGACCTGCTGCACCATCGCACCGGCGGGGAGTCCGCTGCGGAACTGACCCGGATTCTCGATGCCGCGACCACCGCAGTGCAGGACGCTCGTGCGCGTGCGGCCGATGTCGAACCCGCAACCGCGGAACTGCATCGGCTGCGGAGCGAGTCGGACGCGCTGACGGTCAGGCTCCACGACCTCGTCGCCTCGCGCAGTGCCGTCGACGAACGCATCTCGGCCACCGAGGAATCGCTGACGCAGATGCGAGCGTCGGTCGCCGAGGAAGTGAACGAGGGTGCGTCGCTGGTGGACCGAATCGCGGAGCGGGAAGCCTTGATCGACGGTGCCCGGCGAATTCAGGAGGCGCGTATCGCCTGGCTCGACGCCACCGCGCGGGCCGATGAGCTCACAGCCGAACTGGACCGGCGAGTGCAGGCTTCGAGCTTCGAGTCCGTCGACGCGGCAGCCGGGGCAGTACTGGCCGCGGACCGCGTCGAGCAGATCGAGACCGAACTGCGCACCGCCGAGGAGGCGCGCGCACATGCCGAGCACGTGTTGCGCGAGCCCGCCATCGTGGACGTGGCCGGCCGGCCGCCGGTGGATCTGGAACCGCTGGCACATGCGTGTTCCGAGCTGGACGAGAAGGTCAGGGCCGCTGCTGCCGAAGTGGCCGAATGCCGAAGGCGCGCAGACGATCTGGAACGACTGATCACCGAACTGTTCACCGCCGCCCAGGCCATCGCGCCACAACGCGCCGAGTTCGACGAACTGGCGAACCTGGCGGACGTCGTGGCAGGCCGGGGGCAGAATGCTCGCAAGATGTCGTTGCGCTCGTACGTCCTCGCGTCCCGACTCGAGGACGTCGCCGAGTCCGCATCCGCGAGGCTGCGTCGAATGTCCTCGGGGCGTTACGAATTCGTGCACTCCGACGAGGCTGGCGTCCGTGGCAAACGGGGCGGTCTCGGACTGGACATCAGGGACGACTACACCGGCGTCGTGCGCTCGGCGAAAACACTGTCGGGCGGTGAGGCGTTCCTCGCGTCGCTCTCGCTCGCCTTGGGCCTGGCCGATGTGGTGGCCGCCGAATCCGGAGGTGTCGTCCTCGACACGATGTTCATCGACGAAGGATTCGGCACGCTCGACGCCGACACCCTCGAATCAGTGATGTCGGTTCTCGACGAACTACGTGCGGGCGGACGCGTCGTCGGCGTGGTCAGCCATGTCGACGAGATGCGTCAACGCATTCCCAGCCGCCTCTACGTCAAGCGGGAGCGCACCGGATCGACACTTCAGGTCGTCGCGTCCTGA
- a CDS encoding AI-2E family transporter codes for MTESAVPGKTSKSETSGNDRGDLIGVGGVWLAKWSLILISIAAGAWVLGWLIGHLWVILLPVLLAVIVATVLWPPAKLMMRLGFPPALAASVSLVVFFVVIGGIITLIVPSVAEQAPELVDQASGGIAQVQDWLKGPPLNIGDDQIDSAVSAIVARLQDSGEVIATGVFTGVSAAGSLLVTLALVLVLTFFFVKDGPKFLPWLHGFSGGRAGRHLGEVLSRMWATLGGFIRTQAIVSFIDAFFIGLGLVILGVPLALVLATLTFIGGFIPIVGAFVAGALAVLVALVANGLTTALIVLAIIVAVQQLEGNVLQPILQSRSMNLHPAIVLLAVTGGSSLFGIIGAFLAVPAAAVAAVLIRYLSEQIDARSNEPDQDELEDEIPPPEGLTEEQAGLDDEDESKSDKPASGQDATT; via the coding sequence GTGACCGAATCGGCAGTTCCCGGTAAGACGTCGAAGTCCGAGACGTCCGGCAATGATCGCGGTGACCTCATCGGGGTCGGCGGTGTGTGGTTGGCCAAATGGTCGCTGATCCTCATTTCCATCGCAGCCGGGGCGTGGGTGTTGGGCTGGCTGATCGGGCACCTCTGGGTGATTCTGCTGCCGGTCCTGCTCGCCGTGATCGTCGCGACGGTGCTGTGGCCGCCGGCCAAGCTGATGATGCGTCTGGGATTTCCTCCCGCTCTGGCCGCATCGGTGTCGCTCGTGGTGTTCTTCGTCGTCATCGGCGGCATCATCACTCTGATCGTTCCGTCGGTCGCCGAGCAGGCACCGGAGTTGGTCGACCAGGCATCGGGCGGTATCGCCCAGGTTCAGGACTGGTTGAAGGGTCCACCGCTGAACATCGGCGACGACCAGATCGACTCGGCCGTATCGGCCATCGTTGCGCGGCTGCAGGACAGCGGCGAGGTCATCGCCACCGGCGTGTTCACCGGCGTATCCGCTGCGGGCTCACTGTTGGTGACCCTGGCGCTGGTGTTGGTACTGACGTTCTTCTTCGTCAAGGACGGGCCGAAGTTCCTGCCGTGGTTGCACGGATTCTCCGGTGGCCGCGCCGGACGCCATCTGGGCGAGGTGCTCTCACGGATGTGGGCGACTCTCGGCGGGTTCATCCGAACTCAGGCCATCGTCAGTTTCATCGACGCCTTCTTCATCGGTCTGGGACTGGTAATTCTCGGTGTTCCGCTGGCGCTGGTGCTGGCGACCCTGACGTTCATCGGTGGCTTCATCCCGATCGTCGGTGCGTTCGTGGCGGGCGCTCTCGCCGTTCTGGTGGCCCTGGTTGCGAACGGGCTGACCACTGCACTGATCGTGCTCGCCATCATCGTCGCGGTACAGCAGCTGGAAGGCAATGTGCTGCAACCGATCCTGCAGAGTCGCAGCATGAACCTGCACCCGGCGATAGTGCTGCTGGCCGTGACCGGCGGTAGCTCACTGTTCGGCATCATCGGCGCATTCCTCGCCGTCCCGGCTGCCGCGGTGGCTGCCGTGCTGATCAGGTACCTGTCCGAGCAGATCGACGCCCGCTCGAACGAACCGGACCAGGACGAACTCGAGGACGAAATTCCGCCGCCCGAGGGGTTGACCGAGGAGCAGGCCGGTCTGGACGACGAGGACGAGTCGAAGTCCGACAAACCTGCGTCAGGTCAGGACGCGACGACCTGA
- a CDS encoding methylated-DNA--[protein]-cysteine S-methyltransferase, with product MTATAATQDTPIGPFSTIVDDDQRVLASGWTADVEELRVLIHPTMRPDTVRRVADLGDVTRAVENYHRGELTVIDSVAVAQRSGEFLMHAWGVLRTVEPGAPVTYSEFAELSGRPAAIRGAASACARNAAALFVPCHRVVRIGGALGGFRWGLPVKKWLLAHEAA from the coding sequence ATGACTGCCACCGCCGCCACCCAGGACACTCCGATCGGGCCGTTCAGCACCATCGTCGACGACGATCAGCGCGTCCTCGCCTCCGGGTGGACCGCCGATGTCGAAGAACTCCGCGTCCTGATCCACCCGACGATGCGACCCGACACCGTGCGCAGGGTGGCCGATCTCGGTGACGTGACGCGCGCCGTGGAGAACTATCACCGCGGTGAGCTGACCGTCATCGACTCCGTTGCCGTCGCGCAACGATCAGGCGAATTTCTCATGCACGCCTGGGGAGTACTGCGCACCGTCGAGCCCGGCGCACCGGTGACCTACTCCGAGTTCGCCGAACTGTCCGGAAGACCGGCAGCGATTCGCGGTGCTGCGTCGGCGTGCGCGCGCAATGCCGCCGCGCTGTTCGTGCCGTGCCACCGGGTGGTTCGAATCGGCGGGGCGCTCGGCGGTTTCCGGTGGGGGCTGCCGGTGAAGAAGTGGTTGTTGGCACACGAGGCTGCCTGA